A region of Solea solea chromosome 7, fSolSol10.1, whole genome shotgun sequence DNA encodes the following proteins:
- the ftr86 gene encoding finTRIM family, member 86, producing the protein MASAWAEEEAFVCSVCLDTLKDPTTLPCGHSYCLACIQSHWDKRDSNGQYSCPQCRQIFNPRPSLSRSTVLVEVMEKLRTNSLRQSCTTASSMPLYLEVLPQDSVHPQLPTVDPRLCPHHYQPLDMFCREDKECVCVLCCQGGHRGHHVLSPQEEREERQKELVQIQAEVQRRIQETDRKLKEFPNAARQHKALVQALGQESTDLFSDLAKKVSITGLQVVELLSSHENSLSSQVEGQMHRLEQEAAQLSWKSEELSRLSNVQDHVCFLKNFLTMEPLDPSSVTAESVLSQEEAVVASIRLTMKELHTSLQDQCKSSLAKIITLVNHDNLTSPPGAVAEPSVTDTRVQASAPNTGSLLKYPALYPTCSQASAPPPPLLPPRPQTPPVTTDLNSQPKSREELLKFRFEPTMDPNTVYRHLQLSDGGRKASLRAENLNPPEHSERFHFWRQVLCMEPLAGSPYYWEVEWTGQKITVGVAYKEMERKSNDDKSRLGHNPQSWSLYWSGTGFSFWHNGQEMLLGSPKAKRIGIYLDQHDGILNFYRITKNQAFLIHHHSTQFTGPLYPGFRFWAGVGSTVTVCQLD; encoded by the exons ATGGCCTCTGCATGGGCTGAGGAGGAGGCCTTTGTCTGCTCCGTCTGCCTGGACACCCTGAAGGATCCAACCACTCTACCCTGTGGACATTCATACTGCTTGGCTTGTATCCAAAGTCACTGGGACAAGAGAGACAGCAATGGTCAGTACAGCTGCCCCCAGTGTAGGCAGATCTTTAACCCCCGGCCCTCGCTGTCCAGGAGCACTGTCCTTGTGGAGGTTATGGAAAAACTGAGAACCAACAGCCTCAGGCAAAGCTGCACCACTGCATCATCGATGCCTCTCTACTTGGAGGTACTGCCACAGGACAGTGTGCACCCTCAGCTTCCCACAGTGGACCCTCGGCTTTGTCCACATCATTACCAACCTCTGGATATGTTTTGCCGTGAAGacaaggagtgtgtgtgtgtgttgtgttgccagGGTGGACACAGGGGACATCATGTGCTCAGCCcacaggaagagagggaggagagacag aaagaGCTCGTTCAGATTCAGGCAGAGGTGCAGAGGAGAATTCAGGAGACTGACAGGAAGCTGAAGGAGTTCCCAAATGCTGCTCGCCAACACAAG GCCTTGGTCCAAGCTCTGGGGCAAGAGAGCACAGACTTATTTTCAGACCTTGCCAAGAAGGTGAGTATAACAGGCCTCCAGGTGGTGGAGCTCCTCAGCTCCCATGAGAACTCGCTGAGCAGCCAGGTGGAAGGGCAGATGCACAGACTGGAGCAGGAGGCTGCACAGCTGAGCTGGAAGAGTGAAGAGCTGAGCAGGCTTTCCAACGTGCAGGACCACGTCTGCTTCTTGAAG AATTTCCTAACCATGGAGCCGCTGGATCCATCAAGTGTGACAGCAGAGTCAGTGTTGAGTCAGGAGGAGGCCGTGGTAGCATCCATCCGCTTAACCATGAAAGAACTACACACTTCACTACAGGACCAATGTAAAAGCAGCCTGGCCAAGATCATCACACTTG TGAATCATGACAACTTGACTTCACCACCCGGTGCAGTAGCAGAGCCGTCAGTAACTGATACCCGTGTTCAGGCCAGTGCACCAAACACAG GCTCTTTATTAAAATATCCTGCTCTGTATCCTACATGTTCTCAAG CTTCAGCCCCGCCTCCACCGCTCCTTCCCCCTCGCCCTCAAA CACCTCCTGTAACAACAGATTTAAACTCACaaccaaagtccagagaagAATTGCTGAAAT TTCGCTTTGAGCCCACCATGGACCCTAACACCGTGTATCGCCACCTGCAGCTGTCAGATGGAGGTCGTAAGGCCTCACTGCGAGCGGAAAACCTCAACCCACCAGAACATTCTGAACGCTTCCACTTCTGGAGACAGGTCCTCTGCATGGAGCCGCTGGCAGGGAGCCCATATTACTGGGAGGTGGAGTGGACTGGCCAGAAG ATCACCGTTGGTGTTGCCTACAAAGAAATGGAACGTAAATCTAATGACGACAAAAGCCGTTTGGGACACAATCCCCAGTCTTGGAGCTTATACTGGTCCGGGACTGGTTTCTCCTTTTGGCACAATGGGCAGGAAATGCTCCTGGGCTCTCCTAAGGCCAAACGGATCGGCATCTATCTGGACCAACATGATGGGATTTTGAATTTTTACCGTATTACTAAGAACCAGGCGTTCCTCATCCACCATCACAGCACCCAGTTCACTGGCCCACTGTATCCTGGATTCCGATTCTGGGCAGGAGTCGGGTCCACAGTCACTGTTTGCCAGTTGGATTAA
- the nudt8 gene encoding nucleoside diphosphate-linked moiety X motif 8, with translation MLRSPQIIIACSFPIRSRLIPAVCEHTGALWRGSRHVKENQWILDRCRGNEWSSLSKDSGCCSLKLSLLNSGCDDHRLIETSFQNPRSRTFLNRSHQPPQHSTSEKDKPVSDPCTSPGEDNSGPDPQALSTYHNCLTNTTCLHAWKRRQDFSHVPFSFSSKTLCNLPLNHLYHRSHFTRFFSTSTHNHTNHFHSRSQAASIFIQQNRPFCQASPHVVVDWRDCLTVENENRCRQSLRPNLKLYDTFTGSNTSESQWNWASILISLCSVQGQPAFLFTLRSTALGRNKGDVSFAGGKCDPSDSDVVATALRETWEELGINVAVEQVWGVLKPLRDRSRMVIAPVLANLGPLEELSFNPNPAEVEEVFTLPLSHLCNPQNCGYTHFRMGDKYGYTLPVFHNRNQRVWGLTATALERTLKLIVPS, from the exons ATGTTGAGGAGTCCTCAAATCATCATAGCATGCTCTTTTCCAATAAGGTCACGGTTGATTCCTGCTGTCTGTGAACACACTGGTGCTCTATGGCGAGGTTCAAGACATGTGAAGGAGAACCAATGGATTCTCGATAGATGTCGAGGCAATGAATGGTCTTCGTTATCCAAAGACTCCGGATGCTGCTCACTGAAGCTGTCATTATTGAACTCGGGCTGTGACGATCATCGTCTGATTGAGACTTCATTTCAAAACCCTCGATCCAGAACCTTTTTAAATAGAAGTCACCAACCCCCTCAGCATTCTACCTCAGAGAAAGACAAACCAGTTTCCGATCCTTGTACATCACCTGGCGAGGACAATTCAGGTCCAGACCCTCAAGCTCTGAGCACTTACCACAACTGCTTAACTAACACAACGTGCCTTCACGCCTGGAAAAGGCGTCAGGACTTCAGCCACGTGCCATTCAGTTTCTCTAGTAAGACTTTATGTAACCTTCCTCTTAACCATTTGTATCACAGAAGTCATTTTACCAGATTTTTCAGCACGTCAACACATAATCACACAAATCACTTTCACAGTAGATCACAAGCCGCCAGCATCTTTATTCAGCAAAACAGACCTTTCTGTCAAGCTTCGCCTCACGTGGTAGTCGACTGGAGAGACTGTCTAACCGTGGAGAATGAAAACCGGTGTCGACAGAGCCTAAGGCCCAACTTAAAGCTCTACGACACGTTCACAGGGAGTAACACGAGCGAGAGCCAGTGGAATTGGGCATCCATCCTGATCTCACTCTGCTCTGTTCAGGGACAGCCGGCGTTTCTCTTCACTTTGCGTTCTACTGCTTTGGGCAGGAACAAAGGAGATGTCAG CTTTGCAGGAGGAAAGTGTGATCCGTCCGACAGTGATGTGGTGGCCACAGCCCTGAGGGAAACCTGGGAGGAGCTGGGTATCAATGTGGCAGTAGAGCAAGTCTGGGGTGTCCTGAAACCTCTCAGGGACAGA AGCAGAATGGTGATTGCTCCTGTGCTGGCTAACCTTGGTCCTCTAGAAGAGTTGTCCTTCAACCCAAACCCTGCAGAG GTGGAGGAGGTCTTCACATTGCCTTTATCCCACTTGTGCAACCCGCAGAACTGTGGCTACACACACTTCAGGATGGGGGATAAATACGGATACACACTCCCAGTGTTTCACAACAGGAACCAGCGAGTGTGGGGCCTGACTGCTACTGCTTTAGAGCGGACCCTGAAACTTATCGTTCCGTCTTAG